In a single window of the Phoenix dactylifera cultivar Barhee BC4 unplaced genomic scaffold, palm_55x_up_171113_PBpolish2nd_filt_p 000617F, whole genome shotgun sequence genome:
- the LOC103698885 gene encoding putative protein TIC 214 N-terminal part, which yields MGFSLVQGSWIRKSTSTHSDLPSTEIPSSSHSAPPSIPSSEIPADSDIPSSQPAPQIAPTIFDSEFVETLVDRISSEVVLRVQPEFTRLHERITHLDESISREDSLLVEEIRDLQLRVAAIAAPTVIDILEFAKEAGELRGRVERATAQIVDSMSDFHLLQKNKFFKMIKLLESITSSIDSLFGGASSSKPYSEVSATTGFITGHLMMFISIYYVPLHLALGRPHTITVLVLPYLLFHFFWNNHKNFFDYGSTIRNSMRNLSIQCVFLNNLIFQLFNHFILPSSTLARLVKFYMFRCNNKMLFVTSSFVGWLIGHILFMKWVGLVLFWIRQNHSIRSNKYLVSELNNSMARIFSILLFITCVYYLGRMSSPIVTKKLKETSEMEERGESEEESDIETTFEMKETKQEQEGSAEDSDFI from the exons ATGGGGTTCTCCCTTGTTCAGGGTTCATGGATTCGGAAATCTACATCTACTCATTCTGACCTTCCATCCACagagatcccttcttcatctcATTCTGCTCCTCCCTCTATACCATCCTCTGAGATCCCAGCTGATTCTGACATTCCCTCTTCTCAGCCTGCTCCTCAGATAGCCCCCACTATCTTTGACTCCGAGTTCGTAGAAACGTTAGTCGACAGGATTTCGAGTGAGGTGGTCTTGCGCGTTCAGCCGGAGTTCACTCGGCTACACGAGAGGATCACTCACTTGGATGAGAGCATATCTCGGGAGGACTCCCTCTTGGTGGAGGAGATCCGGGATCTGCAGCTGAGGGTTGCTGCCATTGCCGCTCCTACAGTCATCGACATTTTGGAGTTCGCCAAGGAGGCTGGAGAACTTCGAGGCAGAGTGGAGCGTGCTACTGCACAGATTGTGGACTCTATGAGTGATTTTCATCTTCTACAGAAGAATAAATTTTTCAAGATGATAAAACTTCTAGAGTCCATCACCTCTTCCATAGACAGCCTTTTTGGTGGTGCTTCATCTTCGAAGCCCTA CTCGGAGGTATCAGCAACAACTGGTTTTATTACGGGACATCTCATGATGTTCATATCGATCTATTATGTGCCTCTGCATCTAGCATTGGGTAGACCTCATACAATAACTGTCCTAGTTCTACCGTATCTTTTGTTTCATTTCTTCTGGAACAATCACAAAAACTTTTTTGATTATGGATCTACTATTAGAAATTCAATGCGTAATCTCAGCATTCAATGTGTATTCCTGAATAATCTCATTTTTCAATTAttcaaccatttcattttaccaAGTTCAACGTTAGCAAGATTAGTAAAATTTTATATGTTTCGATGCAACAACAAGATGTTATTTGTAACAAGTAGTTTTGTTGGTTGGTTAATTGGTCACATTTTATTCATGAAATGGGTTGGATTGGTATTATTCTGGATACGGCAAAATCATTCTATTCGATCTAATAAGTACCTTGTGTCAGAATTGAACAATTCTATGGCTCGAATCTTTAGTATTCTCTTATTTATCACCTGTGTCTACTATTTAGGCAGAATGTCGTCGCCTATTGTCACTAAGAAACTGAAAGAAACTTCAGAAATGGAAGAAAGGGGAGAAAGTGAGGAAGAAAGCGATATAGAAACAACTTTCGAAATGAAGGAGACTAAACAGGAACAAGAGGGATCCGCTGaagattcagacttcatttGA